In a single window of the Nicotiana tomentosiformis chromosome 10, ASM39032v3, whole genome shotgun sequence genome:
- the LOC104086989 gene encoding F-box/kelch-repeat protein At3g23880-like: MGQKAKIFKSALQIMAFCILASKGCSFIGTLLASLKKKKTLLLLNQILKEKRLVKPSKSIIEEKIVLKPSKNIIEEKIVEVKPSKSINHKDVDRAMKIHFPEEIIVDILSRLPVRSLLRFKCASKFWKSLISEPHFKTKHWNHAKNNKKFQKLLIGRMFPTAYDKRVGTISYYCSSLSSAQLVEGVQKLGCPSNDKPCGYIMLCCCDGLSLLWSHGDHLLWNPSTNESAVLPNPEFPPVSGSTYGMGYDSTIDDYKIFKIDDNMGYGSNPPSKILALKSGSWRKIDNHPRGFRNSVSGKDSLAFIHGAFHWISMDILYEYFMVSFNISNEVYGEIPLPEGICNISNAVIHGVSVLDGMLCAYCTYRNAEAGTFKFWVMKDYGVNESWTELFTMRGTLLCLAIPMYRFADGEVLFYYEDGGYLGFKTSKGPFGLLPAYLTLQQGFIYTESLISPKLLT; this comes from the exons ATGGGACAAAAGGCTAAGATTTTCAAATCAGCACTTCAAATTATGGCCTTCTGTATTCTTGCATCTAAAGGCTGCTCTTTTATTGGAACTTTGCTTGCTtcattaaaaaagaagaagacatTACTACTTCTCAATCAAATTCTCAAAG AAAAGAGACTTGTGAAGCCGTCAAAGAGTATAATTGAAGAGAAGATAGTTTTGAAGCCGTCAAAGAATATTATTGAAGAGAAGATAGTTGAGGTGAAGCCGTCAAAGAGTATAAATCATAAGGATGTTGATCGG GCGATGAAAATTCACTTCCCAGAGGAAATAATTGTGGATATCCTCAGCAGGTTACCTGTGCGGTCTCTTCTTCGATTCAAATGTGCTTCAAAATTTTGGAAGTCGTTAATCTCTGAACCTCACTTTAAGACGAAGCATTGGAATCATGCCAAGAAtaacaaaaaatttcaaaaacttcTTATTGGGCGAATGTTCCCTACCGCTTATGATAAGCGGGTTGGTACGATTTCGTATTATTGTTCTTCTTTATCATCAGCTCAACTGGTTGAGGGTGTACAAAAGCTTGGTTGCCCTTCAAATGATAAACCGTGCGGTTACATAATGTTATGCTGTTGCGATGGCTTGTCTCTTCTTTGGTCTCATGGTGACCATTTATTGTGGAACCCGTCCACAAATGAATCAGCAGTACTTCCTAATCCCGAATTTCCACCAGTATCCGGTAGCACTTACGGAATGGGATATGACTCAACTATTGATGACTATAAGATTTTTAAGATTGATGACAACATGGGTTATGGTTCCAACCCACCCAGTAAAATCCTTGCACTAAAGAGTGGTTCTTGGAGAAAAATTGATAACCATCCTCGTGGCTTTCGCAATAGTGTTTCTGGTAAGGACTCTTTGGCATTTATTCATGGCGCATTTCATTGGATAAGTATGGATATTTTATATGAGTATTTTATGGTTTCATTTAACATATCAAATGAGGTGTACGGAGAGATACCGTTGCCGGAGGGAATTTGTAATATTTCCAATGCGGTTATACATGGCGTTTCAGTATTAGATGGAATGCTTTGTGCTTATTGTACTTACAGAAATGCAGAGGCGGGCACTTTTAAGTTTTGGGTAATGAAAGATTATGGTGTCAATGAATCTTGGACTGAATTATTTACTATGCGAGGGACGCTTCTTTGTTTAGCCATACCGATGTATAGGTTTGCGGATGGTGAAGTGCTATTCTACTACGAAGATGGTGGATATCTCGGGTTTAAGACATCCAAAGGACCATTTGGATTGTTGCCTGCATATCTTACCCTCCAACAAGGATTCATTTATACAGAAAGTTTGATCTCTCCAAAATTACTTACTTAG